AGACAAACGAAAACAATAGGTTCGTCGCCGTTGTTGTGAAGGAACTGGATTGCATTTGGAGGAATGTAAACCGTATCGCCTGGTTCAATGCGACAAACTTCACTGTCGATCGACATTTCTCCAACACCGCTAATGATGTAATAAACCTCAGAAGTCTTTAGAGAATGGGGAATCGAAGTTTTGCCAACAGGTAAGATTGCATGTGCCAAACTGTAACGCAAGTTGATGTCTTGTTTGTCAGGATGAAGCAGTTCGCGCAGAACAGTTCCATCTCCAGCGATAATTTCTTCACAGTCGTTTAGTTTTTGGATCAGCATAAGTTTAGGCTTGGAATTACACAATCGGAGCAAGTTCAGAATCTGTAAATTTTGGACGAGAAATTTGCCTGTTCCACGCGCCGTTGAATCACATACTGATGGGGCGAAATCCCCATCGTTCGTTTAAACAAACTTGCAAAGTAAGTCGGGCTGATGTTAACTACACTTGCTAGTTCAGCTAAGGATAAATCACAATTCAGATGAGCATGAATGTAATCGATGTCTCCTATTTTACTTGTTGCTTCCGTAGAGAAAACCTCAAGTATTAATGTCCACCTGATGTCACTGGAGGGGTTGTTGCAAGGAGCTGAAGTTCCCATGCAAGGGCCACTGCACTAGCACCGCCATGCTCAAGAATAATATCTGATACACCCGCAGATGTTTCTGTGCGTGCCCAGTCACGCTGCCATTCAGCAAGTACAGCCATGCAGTTGATTGGAACTGCACCAGCCTGAACCATCCGGCGAACAGCCATATCATGAGCTTCCGCAGTAACACCCCCCGAAGCATCGGTAACGATGAATACTTCATAACCCTCACCCAGTGCCTGGATTGCAGGCATTGCGAGACAGATCTCGGTCCAAAGCGCAGCAAGTATAAGTTGCTTGCGGCCACTTTTCTTCACTACATCTGTAACATTTGGATCTTCCCAAGTATTGATGAAAGTGCGGTTGATCGGTTTTTGATCGGGAAAAACATCCTGTAGTCCCTTGATGATGTAACCCCCTCTCTCTTCAATGACTGTGGTCAGGATTGTGGGTACGTTGAACAACTTTGCCGATTTAGCAAGACCAATCACATTGTTAATGATCATCGTAGGTTCATGGCTGTTCAGGTTGGTGAACTGGTAAGGCTGGTGGTCAATCAGTACCAGGATGCTATCTTCTGGACGAAGCAGTCCTTCTAAGCCGATTTTTGGATTTTTAGACATCGCTATAAGTCTCCATTCAATGTTTACTTTTCAGACACGCCCTAGCGTGTGAGTCTGACTCAACGGGGTGAATCACAAAGTATTTTCACAAGCCAGAAATGCAGCAGATCGCTGATTATTCCTGCTGAAGAAAGTCCAGCAACAGGGGATTGATCTGATCGGCGTGAGTCCAGTTGATGGCGTGCGGTCCGCCGGGAATGACAACCAGTTGACTGTTTTTAATCAGTTTTGGAAGTCTGGCTGCGGTGGACTCAAGCGGCAGAATGCGATCGCTATCTCCATGAATAATCAGAGTCGGTACATC
The genomic region above belongs to Phormidium ambiguum IAM M-71 and contains:
- a CDS encoding hydrolase, which encodes MSKNPKIGLEGLLRPEDSILVLIDHQPYQFTNLNSHEPTMIINNVIGLAKSAKLFNVPTILTTVIEERGGYIIKGLQDVFPDQKPINRTFINTWEDPNVTDVVKKSGRKQLILAALWTEICLAMPAIQALGEGYEVFIVTDASGGVTAEAHDMAVRRMVQAGAVPINCMAVLAEWQRDWARTETSAGVSDIILEHGGASAVALAWELQLLATTPPVTSGGH
- a CDS encoding AraC family transcriptional regulator, whose product is MGTSAPCNNPSSDIRWTLILEVFSTEATSKIGDIDYIHAHLNCDLSLAELASVVNISPTYFASLFKRTMGISPHQYVIQRRVEQANFSSKIYRF
- a CDS encoding cupin domain-containing protein, which produces MLIQKLNDCEEIIAGDGTVLRELLHPDKQDINLRYSLAHAILPVGKTSIPHSLKTSEVYYIISGVGEMSIDSEVCRIEPGDTVYIPPNAIQFLHNNGDEPIVFVCLVDPAWRKEDETIYAPEIEATASL